A single Leptidea sinapis chromosome 2, ilLepSina1.1, whole genome shotgun sequence DNA region contains:
- the LOC126974644 gene encoding thyroid receptor-interacting protein 11-like isoform X1: protein MSWLNLNESLNSIKGQITNFATEVLSDGVTPSNTEEISGNDNQVKELEEKCHSQELEIAALRKLNDELQASLQSERLAKRNGIKEEDSNWYWDPPQQSTRPIDSGTAEKYETLSVELQNELSTLDHDHDGPKPSKHEEELNRLREENKNLTNNLEDLDNQHQLAMEKLLNLKRELQKNFELLKQEHEELKNANDDYAAQVNHLQTKLSERDKEIESIKSSHADYETLHRKYQHLEKIHSLLRENAEKFQEENQELHEEVFKLQEQVTKLEHDVEIALKQCDNLDMVSKAKYEEVLNRLNDLARVHNTDQFQLDEINIDDNAKSVIETLKRDISDLRHQLSQSKSEDLIDSKVVKSDKIMQLYNRYVNFDLPIDYVGEIPSSTDNIVLFKLESVFKTVNSFKKKIDVLEQKVLEKKHTINHLKSQIEELSAENEYLTSDIQHYEQDLDEMKKNNDFLISEIAALKNTSKLEPIIETHEDNLVELESELADCNHMNKTFEVEIKRVESELNEVKSEKTILQESLNDLRKKYTSMLDELDSFKLQTKSVEELESSANATCQNQQFNKSRDVVADLKKRLSVANSKNEQLSIDLHIIENDKVLLTKEVDDLKHALSEKSSSHKELESLKIILDQKLKDLEIKLDDLLKHKQEIENENLRLEQQVKNFTVEITSQVNHEDILNENAELARNLNVLQTENFAYLENINELNNEIIKLQEEQNNLVIANDTLKETIEKETQKYAALESKMQAFKSKSDKFDELYHNQTVLKEENKHLLEQSLILEAELTSTNRKIVSLEEEFEKLMIELNDKDVLIASLNASVSQYKSHINELEENISELNKVMIVKSDEVNALRLNLQEVTEKLNKLNASCSLSHDELKRLHTENEETSKQIFALNDEINTKNSEISILSEKLRSLHSEHQLQLDEKENFIKNLQQSIKEITDTAKNNTQQNDEIVKIIEEKEMTEKKIIELTNNLSLLEYQLTEYKNKCETFNNKRKEYEVLIEQCNNEKNNLINLVNLKHNESLQYHAEIQRLNQIVIEQADELRKTNEHKDVLQKNDHETCLNCTNLLLSIKDKDETIMSLNQNTSTLEHLKVELNIANETIQSLTKKCEDLDKHMSLHLESVKKLTAENAQLSEKERNSSKELERLREHLVETEDNYTQELMTCEQKLTECQSRLYQVEERAKQTSTVYTSNSIRANQEVETLRNQIKLLEKQREDVQTRLSDAEDSRNRSEAALINLQVVLEQFQLDKERDVDAATEKIKNKMAEIKRENLRLQDEIAHLNAKLEESVAGLKAASRLGDQVESKTAQINDLKEQVRTLQVSVAASEDRYYNAISNQQDKVDKNLVKNLVINYVVAAGQNNLNKTQTLRILSTVLDFNQKECEKLGLVKAATAADGLAAEFVKFLQNESKPRPPPPDMMSLRSTPASSRKSSTIGPNPVFEVSHKRNPSTGSSNLLFQNIDADTSSQKSMDSDTKVIPITTLDTGVNQTRNNEGAILKHVLKDM, encoded by the exons AGGCTCGCTAAGAGAAATGGGATTAAAGAAGAAGATTCTAATTGGTATTGGGATCCACCGCAGCAGTCTACGAGACCCATCGATAGTGGCACTGCAGAAAAATACGAAACTCTTTCAGTTGAACTACAAAATGAATTATCCACCTTAGACCATGACCACGATGGTCCGAAACCTTCTAAACATGAGGAAGAACTGAACAGGCTACGAGAAGAGAACAAAAATCTTACCAACAATCTTGAAGATCTAGATAATCAGCATCAACTGGCAATGGAAAAACTTCTGAATCTTAAACGGGAATTGCAGAAAAATTTCGAGCTACTTAAACAAGAACACGAGGAGTTAAAAAATGCAAATGATGACTATGCAGCTCAAGTTAATCATTTACAAACAAAGCTAAGTGAGAGAGATAAGGAAATTGAAAGCATTAAGTCATCGCACGCAGATTATGAAACTCTTCATCGTAAATACCAACACTTAGAAAAAATACACAGTTTATTAAGAGAAAATGCAGAAAAGTTCCAAGAAGAAAACCAAGAATTGCACGAAgaagtttttaaattacaaGAGCAAGTCACAAAATTGGAACATGATGTTGAAATAGCATTAAAACAGTGTGATAATTTAGATATGGTATCCAAAGCGAAATATGAAGAGGTTTTGAATAGATTGAATGATTTGGCTAGAGTTCATAACACAGATCAATTTCAGTTAGACGAAATAAATATTGACGATAATGCAAAGAGTGTTATCGAAACGCTAAAACGTGATATTTCTGATTTAAGGCACCAATTATCTCAGTCTAAATCAGAAGATTTGATTGATAGCAAGGTTGTTAAGTCAGATAAAATTATGCAACTTTACAATCGTTACGTTAATTTTGATTTACCTATCGATTATGTTGGTGAAATTCCTTCTTCTACGGACaacattgtattatttaaattggaaaGCGTGTTCAAAACAGTaaactcttttaaaaaaaaaatagatgttttggAGCAAAAGGTATTGGAgaaaaaacatacaataaatCATCTGAAGAGTCAAATAGAGGAACTAAGTGCagaaaatgaatatttaacGTCTGACATTCAACATTATGAACAAGATTtggatgaaatgaaaaaaaataatgatttcctAATATCAGAAATAGcagctttaaaaaatacatcgaAATTGGAGCCAATAATAGAAACACACGAAGATAATCTTGTAGAATTAGAATCAGAACTAGCTGACTGCAATCATATGAATAAAACCTTTGAAGTTGAGATCAAAAGAGTAGAAAGCGAACTAAATGAAGTTAAATCcgaaaaaacaattttacaaGAAAGCTTAAATGACTTACGAAAAAAGTACACGTCAATGCTTGATGAATTAGATTCATTTAAGCTACAAACAAAATCAGTCGAAGAACTGGAAAGTAGTGCCAATGCTACGTGTCAAAACCAACAATTTAATAAGTCACGTGATGTTGTTGCGGACTTAAAAAAGCGTTTAAGTGTAGCAAATTCCAAAAACGAGCAACTGTCTATTGACTTGCATATAATAGAGAATGACAAAGTGTTATTAACGAAAGAAGTTGATGATTTAAAACATGCGCTGTCGGAAAAATCCTCATCGCACAAAGAATTAGAgtcacttaaaattattttagatcAAAAATTGAAGgacttagaaattaaattagatgatctattaaaacataaacaagagatagaaaatgaaaatttgaGACTTGAACAGCAGGTAAAAAACTTTACCGTAGAAATCACGAGCCAGGTCAATCATGAAGATATTCTCAATGAAAATGCTGAACTTGCAAGAAACTTGAATGTACTACAAACAGAAAATTTTGCTTATTTGGAAAATATTAATGAacttaataatgaaattatcaAACTACAAGaagaacaaaataatttagTCATAGCAAATGATACTCTGAAAGAAACTATAGAAAAAGAAACACAGAAATATGCTGCGCTTGAATCCAAAATGCAGGCTTTCAAAAGTAAATCCGATAAGTTTGACGAGCTTTATCACAATCAAACCGTCCtcaaagaagaaaataaacatcTGCTGGAGCAATCGTTAATTTTGGAAGCAGAACTAACGTCAACAAATCGTAAAATAGTAAGCCTCGAAGAAGAATTTGAAAAACTAATGATAGAGTTAAATGATAAGGATGTATTGATTGCTTCACTAAATGCATCTGTATCTCAATACAAAAGCCACATTAATGAATTAGAGGAGAATAtatctgaattaaataaagtaatgatTGTTAAGAGCGATGAAGTTAATGCGCTGCGATTAAATTTACAAGAAGTAACAGAAAAGCTTAACAAATTAAATGCATCGTGTTCTTTGAGCCATGATGAACTGAAAAGACTTCATACTGAGAATGAAGAAACCAGTAAGCAAATTTTTGCATTAAATGatgaaataaacacaaaaaattctGAAATATCAATTTTATCCGAGAAATTGAGATCCTTACATTCTGAACACCAATTACAATTAGATGAAAAAgagaatttcataaaaaatcttcAACAATCTATTAAAGAAATAACCGATACAGCTAAAAATAATACTCAGCAAAATGATGAAATTGTGAAAATCATCGAAGAAAAGGAAATGACcgagaaaaaaataattgaacttacaaataatttatcattattGGAATATCAATTAACGGAATATAAGAATAAATGCGAAACGTTTAACAATAAGCGAAAAGAATATGAAGTATTAATCGAACAATGTAACAATgagaaaaacaatttaataaacttaGTAAACTTAAAACATAACGAAAGCCTGCAATACCATGCTGAGATACAGCGATTAAATCAAATCGTAATAGAGCAAGCCGATGAATTGAGAAAAACAAATGAACATAAAGatgtattacaaaaaaatgATCATGAAACTTGCCTAAATTGCACCAATTTATTACTCTCAATAAAAGACAAGGATGAGACAATAATGTCACTGAATCAGAACACTAGTACGCTTGAGCATCTTAAAGTCGAGTTGAACATTGCAAATGAGACAATACAAAGCTTAACCAAAAAATGTGAAGACTTAGATAAACATATGTCATTACATTTGGAGAGTGTTAAGAAATTGACAGCAGAAAACGCACAG TTGTCCGAGAAAGAACGGAACTCTTCTAAGGAGCTTGAAAGGTTACGAGAACATTTAGTGGAAACGGAAGATAACTACACGCAGGAACTGATGACATGCGAACAAAAGTTGACGGAATGTCAGAGTAGGCTGTACCAAGTTGAAGAGAGGGCAAAACAAACTAGCACAGTCTATACCAGCAATAG TATTAGAGCAAATCAAGAAGTGGAGACTCTccgaaatcaaataaaattgctGGAGAAGCAGAGAGAGGACGTACAGACGCGGCTGAGTGATGCTGAAGATTCGAGAAACAGGAGTGAAGCAGCCCTTATAAACCTTCAAGTTGTTTTAGAACAGTTTCAATTAG ATAAAGAACGCGACGTAGATGCAGCGactgagaaaataaaaaataaaatggctGAAATTAAACGtgaaaatttaagattacaagATGAAATAGCACACTTAAATGCGAAATTGGAAGAATCTGTAGCAGGCCTTAAGGCGGCTTCTAGGCTTGGTGACCAGGTGGAATCAAAAACAGCtcaaattaatgatttaaagGAGCAAG TACGTACACTACAAGTGTCAGTAGCCGCTTCAGAGGACAGGTATTACAACGCGATCTCCAACCAACAAGACAAAGTGGACAAGAATCTGGTGAAGAACCTGGTCATCAACTATGTAGTGGCGGCTGGCCAGAACAACTTGAATAA gACGCAAACTCTCCGGATCCTCTCAACTGTGTTAGACTTTAACCAGAAGGAATGTGAGAAACTGGGTTTGGTGAAGGCCGCGACAGCAGCGGACGGTCTAGCCGCCGAGTTTGTCAAGTTTCTGCAGAACGAATCGAAACCCCGGCCGCCGCCACCTGACATGATGAGTCTACGAAGTACGCCGGCTTCGTCGAGGAAGAGTTCGACGATTG GACCAAACCCAGTATTCGAAGTCAGCCACAAGAGAAACCCGTCAACCGGTTCCAGTAACTTACTCTTCCAGAATATCGATGCCGACACGTCATCACAAAAGTCCATGGACTCCGACACCAAAGTGATTCCGATTACGACGCTTGACACTGGCGTCAACCAAACGAGGAATAACGAAGGCGCCATTTTGAAACATGTTTTGAAAGATATGTAG
- the LOC126974644 gene encoding thyroid receptor-interacting protein 11-like isoform X2 — protein sequence MEKLLNLKRELQKNFELLKQEHEELKNANDDYAAQVNHLQTKLSERDKEIESIKSSHADYETLHRKYQHLEKIHSLLRENAEKFQEENQELHEEVFKLQEQVTKLEHDVEIALKQCDNLDMVSKAKYEEVLNRLNDLARVHNTDQFQLDEINIDDNAKSVIETLKRDISDLRHQLSQSKSEDLIDSKVVKSDKIMQLYNRYVNFDLPIDYVGEIPSSTDNIVLFKLESVFKTVNSFKKKIDVLEQKVLEKKHTINHLKSQIEELSAENEYLTSDIQHYEQDLDEMKKNNDFLISEIAALKNTSKLEPIIETHEDNLVELESELADCNHMNKTFEVEIKRVESELNEVKSEKTILQESLNDLRKKYTSMLDELDSFKLQTKSVEELESSANATCQNQQFNKSRDVVADLKKRLSVANSKNEQLSIDLHIIENDKVLLTKEVDDLKHALSEKSSSHKELESLKIILDQKLKDLEIKLDDLLKHKQEIENENLRLEQQVKNFTVEITSQVNHEDILNENAELARNLNVLQTENFAYLENINELNNEIIKLQEEQNNLVIANDTLKETIEKETQKYAALESKMQAFKSKSDKFDELYHNQTVLKEENKHLLEQSLILEAELTSTNRKIVSLEEEFEKLMIELNDKDVLIASLNASVSQYKSHINELEENISELNKVMIVKSDEVNALRLNLQEVTEKLNKLNASCSLSHDELKRLHTENEETSKQIFALNDEINTKNSEISILSEKLRSLHSEHQLQLDEKENFIKNLQQSIKEITDTAKNNTQQNDEIVKIIEEKEMTEKKIIELTNNLSLLEYQLTEYKNKCETFNNKRKEYEVLIEQCNNEKNNLINLVNLKHNESLQYHAEIQRLNQIVIEQADELRKTNEHKDVLQKNDHETCLNCTNLLLSIKDKDETIMSLNQNTSTLEHLKVELNIANETIQSLTKKCEDLDKHMSLHLESVKKLTAENAQLSEKERNSSKELERLREHLVETEDNYTQELMTCEQKLTECQSRLYQVEERAKQTSTVYTSNSIRANQEVETLRNQIKLLEKQREDVQTRLSDAEDSRNRSEAALINLQVVLEQFQLDKERDVDAATEKIKNKMAEIKRENLRLQDEIAHLNAKLEESVAGLKAASRLGDQVESKTAQINDLKEQVRTLQVSVAASEDRYYNAISNQQDKVDKNLVKNLVINYVVAAGQNNLNKTQTLRILSTVLDFNQKECEKLGLVKAATAADGLAAEFVKFLQNESKPRPPPPDMMSLRSTPASSRKSSTIGPNPVFEVSHKRNPSTGSSNLLFQNIDADTSSQKSMDSDTKVIPITTLDTGVNQTRNNEGAILKHVLKDM from the exons ATGGAAAAACTTCTGAATCTTAAACGGGAATTGCAGAAAAATTTCGAGCTACTTAAACAAGAACACGAGGAGTTAAAAAATGCAAATGATGACTATGCAGCTCAAGTTAATCATTTACAAACAAAGCTAAGTGAGAGAGATAAGGAAATTGAAAGCATTAAGTCATCGCACGCAGATTATGAAACTCTTCATCGTAAATACCAACACTTAGAAAAAATACACAGTTTATTAAGAGAAAATGCAGAAAAGTTCCAAGAAGAAAACCAAGAATTGCACGAAgaagtttttaaattacaaGAGCAAGTCACAAAATTGGAACATGATGTTGAAATAGCATTAAAACAGTGTGATAATTTAGATATGGTATCCAAAGCGAAATATGAAGAGGTTTTGAATAGATTGAATGATTTGGCTAGAGTTCATAACACAGATCAATTTCAGTTAGACGAAATAAATATTGACGATAATGCAAAGAGTGTTATCGAAACGCTAAAACGTGATATTTCTGATTTAAGGCACCAATTATCTCAGTCTAAATCAGAAGATTTGATTGATAGCAAGGTTGTTAAGTCAGATAAAATTATGCAACTTTACAATCGTTACGTTAATTTTGATTTACCTATCGATTATGTTGGTGAAATTCCTTCTTCTACGGACaacattgtattatttaaattggaaaGCGTGTTCAAAACAGTaaactcttttaaaaaaaaaatagatgttttggAGCAAAAGGTATTGGAgaaaaaacatacaataaatCATCTGAAGAGTCAAATAGAGGAACTAAGTGCagaaaatgaatatttaacGTCTGACATTCAACATTATGAACAAGATTtggatgaaatgaaaaaaaataatgatttcctAATATCAGAAATAGcagctttaaaaaatacatcgaAATTGGAGCCAATAATAGAAACACACGAAGATAATCTTGTAGAATTAGAATCAGAACTAGCTGACTGCAATCATATGAATAAAACCTTTGAAGTTGAGATCAAAAGAGTAGAAAGCGAACTAAATGAAGTTAAATCcgaaaaaacaattttacaaGAAAGCTTAAATGACTTACGAAAAAAGTACACGTCAATGCTTGATGAATTAGATTCATTTAAGCTACAAACAAAATCAGTCGAAGAACTGGAAAGTAGTGCCAATGCTACGTGTCAAAACCAACAATTTAATAAGTCACGTGATGTTGTTGCGGACTTAAAAAAGCGTTTAAGTGTAGCAAATTCCAAAAACGAGCAACTGTCTATTGACTTGCATATAATAGAGAATGACAAAGTGTTATTAACGAAAGAAGTTGATGATTTAAAACATGCGCTGTCGGAAAAATCCTCATCGCACAAAGAATTAGAgtcacttaaaattattttagatcAAAAATTGAAGgacttagaaattaaattagatgatctattaaaacataaacaagagatagaaaatgaaaatttgaGACTTGAACAGCAGGTAAAAAACTTTACCGTAGAAATCACGAGCCAGGTCAATCATGAAGATATTCTCAATGAAAATGCTGAACTTGCAAGAAACTTGAATGTACTACAAACAGAAAATTTTGCTTATTTGGAAAATATTAATGAacttaataatgaaattatcaAACTACAAGaagaacaaaataatttagTCATAGCAAATGATACTCTGAAAGAAACTATAGAAAAAGAAACACAGAAATATGCTGCGCTTGAATCCAAAATGCAGGCTTTCAAAAGTAAATCCGATAAGTTTGACGAGCTTTATCACAATCAAACCGTCCtcaaagaagaaaataaacatcTGCTGGAGCAATCGTTAATTTTGGAAGCAGAACTAACGTCAACAAATCGTAAAATAGTAAGCCTCGAAGAAGAATTTGAAAAACTAATGATAGAGTTAAATGATAAGGATGTATTGATTGCTTCACTAAATGCATCTGTATCTCAATACAAAAGCCACATTAATGAATTAGAGGAGAATAtatctgaattaaataaagtaatgatTGTTAAGAGCGATGAAGTTAATGCGCTGCGATTAAATTTACAAGAAGTAACAGAAAAGCTTAACAAATTAAATGCATCGTGTTCTTTGAGCCATGATGAACTGAAAAGACTTCATACTGAGAATGAAGAAACCAGTAAGCAAATTTTTGCATTAAATGatgaaataaacacaaaaaattctGAAATATCAATTTTATCCGAGAAATTGAGATCCTTACATTCTGAACACCAATTACAATTAGATGAAAAAgagaatttcataaaaaatcttcAACAATCTATTAAAGAAATAACCGATACAGCTAAAAATAATACTCAGCAAAATGATGAAATTGTGAAAATCATCGAAGAAAAGGAAATGACcgagaaaaaaataattgaacttacaaataatttatcattattGGAATATCAATTAACGGAATATAAGAATAAATGCGAAACGTTTAACAATAAGCGAAAAGAATATGAAGTATTAATCGAACAATGTAACAATgagaaaaacaatttaataaacttaGTAAACTTAAAACATAACGAAAGCCTGCAATACCATGCTGAGATACAGCGATTAAATCAAATCGTAATAGAGCAAGCCGATGAATTGAGAAAAACAAATGAACATAAAGatgtattacaaaaaaatgATCATGAAACTTGCCTAAATTGCACCAATTTATTACTCTCAATAAAAGACAAGGATGAGACAATAATGTCACTGAATCAGAACACTAGTACGCTTGAGCATCTTAAAGTCGAGTTGAACATTGCAAATGAGACAATACAAAGCTTAACCAAAAAATGTGAAGACTTAGATAAACATATGTCATTACATTTGGAGAGTGTTAAGAAATTGACAGCAGAAAACGCACAG TTGTCCGAGAAAGAACGGAACTCTTCTAAGGAGCTTGAAAGGTTACGAGAACATTTAGTGGAAACGGAAGATAACTACACGCAGGAACTGATGACATGCGAACAAAAGTTGACGGAATGTCAGAGTAGGCTGTACCAAGTTGAAGAGAGGGCAAAACAAACTAGCACAGTCTATACCAGCAATAG TATTAGAGCAAATCAAGAAGTGGAGACTCTccgaaatcaaataaaattgctGGAGAAGCAGAGAGAGGACGTACAGACGCGGCTGAGTGATGCTGAAGATTCGAGAAACAGGAGTGAAGCAGCCCTTATAAACCTTCAAGTTGTTTTAGAACAGTTTCAATTAG ATAAAGAACGCGACGTAGATGCAGCGactgagaaaataaaaaataaaatggctGAAATTAAACGtgaaaatttaagattacaagATGAAATAGCACACTTAAATGCGAAATTGGAAGAATCTGTAGCAGGCCTTAAGGCGGCTTCTAGGCTTGGTGACCAGGTGGAATCAAAAACAGCtcaaattaatgatttaaagGAGCAAG TACGTACACTACAAGTGTCAGTAGCCGCTTCAGAGGACAGGTATTACAACGCGATCTCCAACCAACAAGACAAAGTGGACAAGAATCTGGTGAAGAACCTGGTCATCAACTATGTAGTGGCGGCTGGCCAGAACAACTTGAATAA gACGCAAACTCTCCGGATCCTCTCAACTGTGTTAGACTTTAACCAGAAGGAATGTGAGAAACTGGGTTTGGTGAAGGCCGCGACAGCAGCGGACGGTCTAGCCGCCGAGTTTGTCAAGTTTCTGCAGAACGAATCGAAACCCCGGCCGCCGCCACCTGACATGATGAGTCTACGAAGTACGCCGGCTTCGTCGAGGAAGAGTTCGACGATTG GACCAAACCCAGTATTCGAAGTCAGCCACAAGAGAAACCCGTCAACCGGTTCCAGTAACTTACTCTTCCAGAATATCGATGCCGACACGTCATCACAAAAGTCCATGGACTCCGACACCAAAGTGATTCCGATTACGACGCTTGACACTGGCGTCAACCAAACGAGGAATAACGAAGGCGCCATTTTGAAACATGTTTTGAAAGATATGTAG